GGCTCATCGGGCGGCAGTGCGGCCGCGGTGGCCGCAGGCCTGGTGACCGCCGCAATCGGCTCGGACGGGGCGGGCAGCGTCCGCATCCCCGCCGCCTGGACCCATCTGGTCGGCATCAAACCGCAGCGCGGTCGCATCTCGACCTGGCCGCTGCGTGAAGCCTTCAACGGGATCACGGTCAACGGCGTGCTGGCCCGCACCGTCACCGACGCGGCGCTAGTGCTCGACGCGGCGTCCGGCAACGTCGAGGGCGATCTGCATCAGCCGCGACCGGTGACGGTGTCCGACCACGTCGGCCTTGCGCCCGGCTCGCTGCGCATCGCGCTGTCCACCCGGTTCCCGTTTACCGCTTTCCCGGCGCGGCTGGACCCCGAAATCGCGGCCGCGCTGGAGGCCGTGGGCGAACAGCTGCGCCGACTCGGCCACAGCGTGGTCGAGGGCAATCCCGATTACGGGCTGCGGTTGTCGTGGAATTTCCTGTCGCGGTCCACGTCCGGCCTACTGGATTGGGCGGAGCGATTGGGCGATGGTGTCGAGTTCGACCGCCGCACGATGTCGAACATGCGGATGGGTCGATTGCTCTCGCAGCAGATCCTGCGCAGTGCCCGGGCGAGCGAAGCCGCCAACCAGCGCCGGGTCGGCTCGATCTTCCGCATCGTGGACGTCGTGCTGGCACCTACGACAGCGCTGCCGCCGCCGCTCGCCGAGGCCTTCGACGGGCTCAGCGGACTGGCGACCGATCGCGAGATGATCGCCGCCTGCCCGGTGACCTGGCCGTGGAACGTGTTGGGCTGGCCCTCGATCAACATTCCGGCCGGCTTCACCTCCGAAGGCTTGCCGATCGGCGTGCAACTGATGGGGCCGGCTAACAGCGAAC
This genomic stretch from Mycobacterium paraterrae harbors:
- a CDS encoding amidase — translated: MSSSVDRRFPTLTDQLYQLASGAVTSDELVRRSLHAIDQSQSSLNAFRVVLTESALADAAEADRRRAEGDQAPLLGVPIAVKDDTDIAGVATYFGTSGHVQPATQDAEVVRRLKAAGAVIVGKTNTCELGQWPFTSGPAFGHTRNPWSQRHTPGGSSGGSAAAVAAGLVTAAIGSDGAGSVRIPAAWTHLVGIKPQRGRISTWPLREAFNGITVNGVLARTVTDAALVLDAASGNVEGDLHQPRPVTVSDHVGLAPGSLRIALSTRFPFTAFPARLDPEIAAALEAVGEQLRRLGHSVVEGNPDYGLRLSWNFLSRSTSGLLDWAERLGDGVEFDRRTMSNMRMGRLLSQQILRSARASEAANQRRVGSIFRIVDVVLAPTTALPPPLAEAFDGLSGLATDREMIAACPVTWPWNVLGWPSINIPAGFTSEGLPIGVQLMGPANSEPLLVSLAAELEALGGWAAKQPAVWWNAETNAVSS